A stretch of Corallococcus macrosporus DNA encodes these proteins:
- a CDS encoding tyrosine-type recombinase/integrase gives MSVRLRKWKTREGKSEEAWQVDFVFQHTDGRKQRVVKFSPVQTRRGAEQYERELRNALLNGTFGKEKCGEESPITLADFTPRFLTFSENNNKHSTAVSKRQILKDHLIPFFGGMSLASIGPAEIEDFKALMRKKKSAAHARKETPTVSAIRKRKDVEPKPLSLKTLNNVLTVLQKLLALAEEQRVIPQAPRVRLFGRLPKPPFDFLTFEEADRFVAAADLEWRPALLVALKAGLRQGELIGLQWSDLDLPRSLLHVRRTIWRGVEGLPKGGRERSVELPGSVVEALKAHRHLRGRFVFCQEDGQPLTASRMAGPLRRALRVAVITRERGQIGWHDLRHTYGSHLAMRAVPLKAIQELMGHSTIEMTMRYAHLSPDSRREAVNVLDRPLAQACDIRATRLEGAANQP, from the coding sequence ATGAGCGTCAGGTTGCGGAAGTGGAAGACCAGGGAAGGGAAGTCAGAGGAGGCTTGGCAAGTGGACTTCGTGTTTCAGCACACGGACGGACGGAAGCAACGGGTCGTGAAGTTCTCGCCCGTGCAGACACGTCGCGGCGCTGAGCAATACGAACGCGAGCTGCGCAACGCCCTGCTCAACGGAACTTTCGGAAAGGAGAAGTGCGGCGAGGAAAGCCCTATCACGCTGGCGGATTTCACCCCGCGTTTCCTCACCTTCAGCGAGAACAACAACAAACACTCCACTGCCGTCAGCAAGCGTCAGATCCTCAAGGACCACTTGATTCCGTTCTTTGGGGGGATGTCGCTCGCGAGTATCGGGCCGGCTGAGATCGAGGACTTCAAAGCGCTCATGCGCAAGAAGAAGTCGGCAGCTCATGCCCGAAAGGAAACCCCCACAGTATCGGCAATCCGGAAGCGGAAGGACGTGGAGCCCAAGCCCTTGAGCTTGAAGACTCTCAACAACGTTCTGACCGTGCTCCAGAAGTTGCTTGCGCTCGCGGAAGAGCAGCGGGTCATCCCGCAGGCGCCGCGTGTGAGGCTCTTCGGGAGGCTGCCGAAGCCCCCCTTCGACTTCCTGACCTTTGAGGAGGCCGATAGGTTTGTCGCCGCCGCTGACCTGGAGTGGCGTCCCGCGCTGCTCGTCGCCCTCAAGGCGGGGCTGCGGCAAGGGGAGCTGATCGGGCTCCAGTGGAGCGACCTGGACCTGCCGCGCAGCCTGCTCCACGTCCGCCGAACTATCTGGCGCGGGGTGGAGGGCTTGCCGAAGGGCGGACGCGAACGCTCTGTCGAACTGCCCGGGTCCGTAGTGGAGGCCCTCAAGGCTCACCGGCACCTGCGGGGGCGTTTCGTGTTCTGCCAAGAGGATGGACAACCCCTCACCGCAAGCAGGATGGCCGGGCCGCTTCGTCGGGCCCTCCGGGTGGCAGTCATCACCCGCGAGCGTGGCCAAATCGGCTGGCACGACCTGCGGCACACCTACGGGAGTCACCTCGCCATGCGAGCGGTTCCGCTGAAGGCGATTCAGGAGCTGATGGGGCACTCAACGATCGAAATGACGATGCGCTATGCCCACCTGAGCCCCGATAGCCGGAGAGAGGCGGTCAACGTCCTGGACCGTCCGCTTGCTCAGGCATGCGACATACGTGCGACACGGCTGGAAGGCGCTGCTAACCAACCGTAA
- a CDS encoding helix-turn-helix domain-containing protein → MTEPTPTQAKPVNLPKFLTVDEAAGLLRVNRKTLYESIRLGQVPGVVRVGKSLRIRRAALVGSSVGKGRDSDDRKRR, encoded by the coding sequence ATGACTGAACCCACTCCGACGCAAGCCAAGCCGGTGAATCTGCCCAAGTTCCTCACCGTCGACGAAGCCGCAGGTCTCCTGCGCGTGAACCGGAAGACGCTCTATGAGTCGATCCGGCTGGGGCAAGTGCCGGGGGTTGTTCGCGTGGGGAAATCGCTGCGGATCCGCCGTGCTGCCTTGGTAGGGTCTTCCGTGGGTAAGGGCCGCGATTCTGACGACAGGAAGCGACGATGA
- a CDS encoding dATP/dGTP diphosphohydrolase domain-containing protein, translating into MTAAELTSALGCNELRVREALERLVFCSEVEIEHRYTPGKRGALSGSLCRCGCWKRAPSRSPTARRNTTPKDYRRGTNWRRYVGAALRHTLAFARSEDAAPETGLSHLAHAAACLMILRELQIDSLGTADRIEGAARVAGWPRKAGEGA; encoded by the coding sequence ATGACCGCGGCCGAACTTACGAGCGCGCTCGGCTGCAACGAGCTGCGCGTTCGTGAAGCGCTCGAACGGCTCGTGTTCTGCTCCGAAGTCGAAATCGAGCATCGATACACGCCAGGCAAGCGCGGCGCGCTCTCAGGCAGCTTGTGCCGGTGCGGCTGCTGGAAGAGAGCGCCCTCGCGTTCACCTACGGCGCGGAGAAATACGACGCCGAAAGACTACCGACGCGGAACGAACTGGCGTCGCTACGTCGGCGCGGCGTTGCGGCACACGCTCGCCTTCGCTCGCAGCGAGGACGCCGCTCCCGAGACCGGGCTTTCGCACCTGGCACACGCCGCCGCGTGCCTGATGATTCTCCGCGAGCTGCAAATCGACTCGCTCGGAACGGCCGACCGGATCGAGGGCGCGGCTCGAGTCGCCGGTTGGCCCAGAAAGGCGGGGGAAGGGGCATGA
- a CDS encoding phage portal protein, whose amino-acid sequence MGMLNRVRAALSGSKRKGTGLELSRWTSAPPRREVPALLAAYAEMPWLGTIVDTVGDAFAGVTWRAFQRRDPTTRKALVDVSLRRSCGDERRERLKALVDVAGAVELPDHPLLRLLADPNDYMTGRDFAKLFCTHYDLTGEFFAVVEELAGVPVGLWPVPPDCVLMLPDLSKPQAERTFTVTAGGRMFTIPTANVVYVKRLNPADPLGRGIGIAYALGDEVDTDEHAARYTKNAFYNNMLPGAVIAIEGFNESQAGPAKAFKESLAREYGGPANAGRVMITSGKTTFARLDTPFRDMQLVDLRRFLMDFVRMVYRVPPEIVGDVTSSNRATSFAAREHLAEQATKPRAEVFLAAIQKHLAPRFDDEVILSYDSPVPADREHRLRVMGTLPSAFTFDEWRTEAGFKPHPERHGFAELLPGQKPNEPQATPTPAAGSSAEANAEAISGD is encoded by the coding sequence ATGGGAATGCTCAACAGGGTGCGCGCCGCGCTGAGCGGCAGCAAGCGCAAGGGGACCGGCTTGGAGCTGAGCCGATGGACTTCGGCCCCGCCACGTCGCGAGGTGCCCGCGCTGCTCGCGGCGTATGCCGAAATGCCGTGGCTCGGGACGATCGTCGACACGGTCGGTGACGCCTTCGCTGGCGTGACGTGGCGTGCCTTCCAGCGGCGAGACCCCACGACTCGAAAGGCGCTCGTCGACGTGTCGCTTCGCCGGTCTTGTGGCGACGAGCGCCGCGAGCGGTTGAAGGCACTCGTCGACGTGGCGGGCGCGGTCGAGCTGCCCGACCATCCACTGCTGCGGCTGCTCGCGGACCCCAACGACTACATGACGGGTCGCGACTTCGCGAAGCTGTTCTGTACGCACTACGACCTGACGGGCGAGTTCTTCGCGGTCGTCGAGGAACTCGCGGGCGTGCCGGTCGGCCTATGGCCGGTGCCGCCCGATTGCGTGCTGATGCTGCCCGACCTGAGCAAGCCGCAGGCTGAGCGCACCTTCACGGTCACGGCTGGCGGTCGCATGTTCACGATTCCGACCGCGAACGTCGTCTACGTGAAGCGCCTGAACCCGGCTGACCCACTCGGGCGTGGCATCGGGATCGCCTATGCGCTCGGCGACGAGGTCGACACCGACGAGCACGCCGCGCGCTACACGAAGAACGCTTTTTACAACAACATGCTGCCGGGCGCGGTCATCGCGATCGAGGGCTTCAACGAATCGCAGGCAGGCCCCGCGAAGGCATTCAAGGAATCGCTAGCACGGGAGTATGGCGGGCCGGCGAACGCGGGCCGGGTGATGATCACGAGCGGCAAGACGACGTTTGCCCGGCTCGACACGCCCTTTCGTGACATGCAGCTCGTCGACCTCCGCCGATTCCTCATGGACTTCGTGCGGATGGTCTATCGCGTGCCGCCCGAGATCGTCGGCGACGTGACGAGCAGTAACAGGGCGACGAGCTTCGCTGCACGCGAGCACCTGGCAGAGCAGGCGACGAAGCCGCGAGCCGAGGTGTTTCTCGCCGCAATCCAGAAGCACCTTGCACCCCGCTTCGACGACGAAGTGATCCTTTCCTACGACTCACCCGTGCCCGCCGATCGCGAGCACCGGCTGCGTGTGATGGGTACGCTTCCAAGCGCGTTCACCTTCGACGAGTGGCGCACCGAAGCCGGGTTCAAGCCCCACCCCGAGCGTCACGGTTTCGCCGAGCTGTTGCCCGGACAGAAACCAAACGAGCCGCAGGCGACCCCGACGCCAGCCGCGGGCAGCTCAGCCGAAGCGAACGCCGAAGCCATCAGCGGCGACTGA
- a CDS encoding HK97 family phage prohead protease: MPNPLTRSLQLAAVRKDATALTAVEAGSDRRVYTFRASDGDFDRYSDRLNVRGWRIDGYNANGVVLFNHDDGAQAALTGAEPPLPIGKGRVYVENDALMIDVEFDDEDDFARKVERKVAKGILNAVSVRYLMLPGQYRANDRGGFDCDAQELLEVSVVTIPGNARALRAKSLDGEGEDLVERIAKRVVELLEGRENDKPDASDEQGKKPNTGDEPAAPNESKPDTGEPPSADAPKTDDEDDKAKGLDAAQAAKVFIEAFKGYIRGSDKE; encoded by the coding sequence ATGCCAAACCCGCTCACACGCTCTCTTCAGCTCGCCGCCGTTCGGAAGGATGCGACCGCGCTGACCGCCGTCGAGGCCGGTAGCGATCGGCGCGTCTACACGTTCCGGGCGAGCGACGGCGACTTCGATCGCTACTCCGACCGGCTGAACGTCAGGGGTTGGAGGATCGACGGGTACAACGCGAACGGCGTCGTTCTCTTCAATCACGACGACGGCGCGCAGGCTGCACTCACGGGAGCTGAGCCGCCGCTTCCTATCGGCAAGGGGCGCGTCTACGTCGAGAACGACGCGCTGATGATCGACGTCGAATTCGACGACGAAGACGACTTCGCGCGCAAGGTCGAGCGCAAGGTCGCGAAGGGCATCCTCAACGCTGTCTCAGTCCGTTACCTAATGCTTCCGGGCCAGTATCGCGCGAACGATCGCGGCGGCTTCGATTGCGACGCTCAAGAGCTGCTCGAAGTCTCGGTCGTGACGATCCCGGGGAACGCTCGCGCTTTGCGCGCGAAGTCGCTCGACGGTGAAGGTGAAGACCTCGTCGAGCGTATCGCGAAGCGTGTCGTCGAGCTGCTCGAAGGGCGAGAGAACGACAAGCCTGACGCGAGCGACGAGCAGGGCAAAAAGCCAAACACTGGCGACGAGCCCGCCGCCCCGAACGAGAGCAAGCCCGATACGGGCGAGCCGCCGTCTGCCGATGCGCCAAAGACAGACGACGAGGACGACAAGGCGAAGGGTCTCGACGCCGCCCAAGCCGCGAAGGTCTTCATCGAGGCGTTCAAGGGCTACATCCGAGGGAGTGACAAGGAATGA
- a CDS encoding phage major capsid protein, translating into MTRKQIAEMVKALGPEVARELIDAAARSAPGRVGTDRATRESSVYASVANFGAFTKSVIALGRRTSATELLDAAKRFGNADVQKAVQLSKFDSAGVLVPIQQSGEVIEFLRPDAALLKLGVRTQAFRGELHMGTQTGTSVFKWVGEGETVPRSAPKYGKIVLKAHKGMVLTDISNDLLRTPGVGDAGVGEDIRATVAHGLDDAGFNGDGTGAAPKGLFVQLDPAHTFASTGTTAAAYLADIDKAVELPLTAHVRMGTAAWVIHPTRATALMQLQESGLFLFRGEMLDKGTIRGFPFVMTTRVPVSRITFSCDWRQFLYGIDEDLILSEHDTRAEHDETTVRAIVKGDFRLRQPKAFSSITY; encoded by the coding sequence ATGACTCGCAAGCAGATCGCGGAGATGGTGAAGGCGCTCGGCCCCGAGGTTGCGCGTGAGCTGATCGACGCGGCGGCCCGAAGCGCCCCCGGCCGCGTGGGTACGGACAGGGCGACGCGCGAGAGCAGCGTTTACGCGAGCGTCGCAAACTTCGGCGCGTTCACGAAGAGCGTCATCGCCTTGGGTCGCCGCACGAGTGCGACCGAGCTGCTCGACGCCGCGAAGCGCTTCGGCAATGCCGACGTGCAGAAGGCGGTTCAGCTCAGCAAGTTCGACTCGGCGGGCGTGCTCGTACCCATCCAGCAGAGCGGCGAAGTGATCGAGTTCCTGCGGCCCGACGCGGCCCTGCTCAAGCTCGGCGTGCGAACCCAGGCGTTTCGCGGCGAGCTGCACATGGGCACGCAGACGGGGACTTCGGTCTTCAAGTGGGTTGGCGAGGGGGAGACCGTCCCGAGGAGCGCGCCGAAGTACGGGAAGATCGTGCTCAAGGCGCACAAGGGCATGGTGCTGACGGACATCAGCAACGACCTGCTGCGCACGCCGGGGGTCGGTGACGCGGGCGTCGGAGAGGACATCCGCGCCACCGTGGCCCATGGTCTCGACGACGCCGGTTTCAACGGTGACGGCACGGGTGCCGCGCCGAAGGGGCTCTTCGTGCAGCTCGACCCCGCGCACACGTTCGCGAGCACAGGCACGACCGCTGCCGCCTACCTCGCCGACATCGACAAGGCGGTAGAGCTGCCGCTGACCGCTCACGTTCGCATGGGGACTGCGGCGTGGGTCATCCACCCGACGCGGGCAACCGCGCTGATGCAGCTCCAGGAGTCCGGCCTCTTCCTCTTCCGTGGGGAGATGCTCGACAAGGGGACGATTCGTGGCTTCCCGTTCGTGATGACCACGCGCGTACCCGTGTCGCGGATCACGTTCTCGTGCGACTGGCGTCAATTCCTCTACGGGATCGACGAGGATCTGATCCTCTCCGAGCACGATACCCGCGCCGAGCACGACGAGACGACCGTTCGCGCGATCGTGAAGGGCGACTTCAGGCTGCGCCAGCCGAAGGCGTTCAGCTCGATCACCTACTAA
- a CDS encoding AHH domain-containing protein — protein sequence MRAFVIAVLLLLTAGCATTRVVNLNTGYGKTISYTPLESDPVEIGRDAFKQAVTQLVLDMKLDVAFKEVERDDSRSLLASSGGVVDGAQGRAVPSAYERICQRQDDPNGCMGMLAGGLTFGPMERRMMALYFALDTVWEGVEDAIRDMVNGAALRAMVTTMIGTALVMLVAPEPITKVIAVALTASLIAYLGTGPVWNLGRGFLRLMDESRDAANVSELERAGHRFGKILGDNGARVLVIVALSALGGKNAMAAQGPRMPGFAQAAVRAEAEGGFVLAGALSGGVQSISISAAGVLNIALAPTAVAAVAMGPGAGVGTLPAGGAGGGIQGDPDGEVHHICTDKNEVSSASGGPWTPLFENFFKQADMKMSDRANQVRISGHQGPHPRGYHEEIFRRLTLAMKGCRDVAQCRGSLTRELGRIARDLTTEGSKLRMLITKAAGN from the coding sequence ATGAGAGCTTTCGTAATAGCCGTGCTGCTGCTGCTGACGGCCGGATGCGCTACGACTCGGGTCGTCAACCTCAACACGGGATACGGCAAGACAATCAGCTACACGCCCCTTGAGTCCGACCCTGTCGAGATAGGGCGGGATGCCTTCAAGCAAGCTGTCACGCAGCTTGTGCTCGACATGAAATTAGATGTCGCGTTCAAGGAAGTTGAACGGGATGACAGTCGCTCCCTGCTCGCGTCGAGTGGCGGAGTCGTTGACGGTGCGCAGGGGCGAGCTGTCCCGTCGGCCTACGAGCGAATCTGCCAGCGACAGGACGACCCCAACGGCTGCATGGGCATGTTGGCGGGTGGGCTTACGTTCGGGCCGATGGAACGCCGCATGATGGCGCTCTACTTCGCGCTCGATACTGTCTGGGAAGGCGTCGAGGATGCCATCCGAGACATGGTGAACGGGGCTGCTTTACGGGCCATGGTGACGACGATGATTGGGACGGCGCTTGTGATGCTCGTCGCGCCTGAGCCGATTACGAAGGTCATTGCAGTTGCGCTAACTGCATCGTTGATTGCCTATCTCGGCACAGGTCCGGTGTGGAATCTCGGGCGGGGGTTCCTGCGCCTTATGGACGAATCGAGGGACGCCGCGAACGTTTCGGAGCTGGAACGCGCTGGGCATCGCTTCGGAAAGATCCTTGGGGACAACGGCGCTCGGGTGCTCGTGATCGTCGCCCTGTCGGCGCTCGGCGGTAAGAACGCGATGGCGGCTCAGGGGCCGAGAATGCCGGGCTTCGCTCAGGCGGCGGTCAGGGCAGAGGCAGAAGGGGGCTTCGTGCTTGCTGGCGCGCTGTCGGGAGGGGTCCAGTCGATTTCGATCTCGGCTGCTGGGGTCCTCAACATTGCGCTTGCTCCGACTGCTGTTGCCGCGGTCGCAATGGGCCCCGGTGCTGGTGTGGGGACTCTACCTGCCGGGGGAGCTGGGGGCGGCATTCAGGGGGACCCAGATGGGGAGGTACACCACATTTGCACGGACAAGAACGAGGTTTCGTCCGCTTCAGGAGGGCCGTGGACACCTCTATTTGAGAATTTTTTTAAGCAAGCCGATATGAAGATGAGTGATCGTGCCAACCAAGTTCGTATCAGTGGGCACCAGGGACCACATCCCCGTGGGTATCATGAGGAGATCTTTCGGCGCCTCACGTTGGCAATGAAAGGATGCCGAGATGTTGCGCAGTGCCGGGGCAGCTTGACTAGGGAGTTAGGTCGGATTGCGCGGGACCTGACAACGGAGGGAAGTAAGCTGCGAATGCTAATTACGAAGGCTGCTGGGAACTAA
- a CDS encoding imm11 family protein, with the protein MKIDVYVKGRWYLSEPTDLSGRQIDDIWQFLDGRRIADPGPLSIPLSRPGKALDIDFAGAGQAPIVNALVARVFRDLAPNDVQLFPVKIEGQAEPFFLLNIARTVRAIDDAACEEARRWAPEDDEPEKVGQYHVVSGLRIDKAKVESERVFRLWGWPLPIVVDEEIKEALERVGASGARFDEV; encoded by the coding sequence TTGAAGATCGACGTGTACGTGAAGGGGCGTTGGTATCTCTCAGAACCAACAGACCTTTCGGGTCGACAGATTGACGACATCTGGCAATTTCTTGACGGAAGGAGAATTGCCGACCCAGGGCCCTTATCCATACCGCTTTCCAGACCCGGCAAGGCGCTCGATATCGACTTTGCCGGCGCAGGTCAGGCTCCAATCGTGAATGCGTTGGTTGCGAGAGTATTTCGTGATTTGGCACCCAACGACGTGCAGCTCTTTCCCGTGAAAATTGAGGGGCAGGCCGAGCCTTTTTTCCTCCTGAACATTGCGCGCACGGTTCGAGCCATTGACGACGCGGCATGCGAAGAAGCTCGACGGTGGGCACCGGAAGATGATGAGCCTGAAAAGGTTGGTCAATACCATGTCGTCTCCGGTCTTCGCATAGACAAGGCGAAGGTTGAATCTGAGCGTGTATTTCGTTTATGGGGATGGCCCCTGCCAATCGTCGTCGACGAAGAAATCAAGGAAGCGCTGGAGCGGGTTGGCGCCTCGGGTGCTCGTTTCGACGAGGTCTAA
- a CDS encoding DUF2381 family protein, with the protein MLQPFRLALALALVSGAAAGAEPASGARVDRKRPVTVASTPTEPLPVVHVAGDTPTLFLFSSPIQRKTLTFDESRIRVLDAGERSIVVQPVANLGDGERQEIGVFFADGRAPARAAFVLVTDPAEVDSRIDVQRPTSPNETCPTDAHAPVPKPEDFVLLGFVDGQGVTTSSIKGKKDFAQGFASVNPTSYRGKGWILVDVGIWNESDRPAWTPREATFTGRVGMPFRGRIVTDRKGAIPPGEIGRVLAVAEIQESDASLVFTLELRGDGGRSLTIPDVRFPKHGTGGTP; encoded by the coding sequence TTGCTCCAACCGTTCAGATTGGCCCTTGCGCTCGCGCTCGTCTCGGGAGCTGCTGCGGGGGCTGAGCCGGCATCGGGGGCGCGCGTTGACCGTAAGCGCCCCGTCACCGTCGCCAGCACGCCCACCGAACCGCTGCCCGTCGTCCACGTTGCGGGGGACACGCCGACGCTGTTCCTGTTCTCCTCGCCGATCCAACGGAAGACCCTGACCTTCGACGAGTCCCGGATTCGCGTCCTGGATGCCGGCGAACGGTCGATCGTCGTTCAGCCCGTGGCCAATCTCGGCGACGGCGAGCGTCAGGAGATCGGGGTCTTCTTCGCCGACGGCCGAGCGCCAGCACGGGCCGCCTTCGTGCTCGTGACCGACCCTGCCGAAGTGGACTCGCGGATCGACGTGCAGCGCCCCACGTCGCCGAACGAGACCTGTCCGACGGACGCTCACGCCCCGGTGCCGAAGCCCGAAGACTTCGTGTTGCTTGGTTTCGTAGACGGGCAAGGCGTCACAACCTCTAGCATCAAAGGCAAGAAGGACTTTGCTCAGGGCTTCGCGTCAGTCAATCCAACTTCCTATCGGGGCAAGGGTTGGATTCTGGTGGACGTAGGAATCTGGAATGAATCCGATCGGCCAGCCTGGACACCACGAGAGGCGACGTTCACGGGGCGTGTCGGCATGCCTTTTCGGGGACGGATCGTGACAGACAGGAAGGGTGCGATCCCACCTGGAGAGATTGGGCGCGTGCTCGCGGTCGCCGAAATTCAAGAGTCGGACGCAAGCCTTGTTTTCACCCTGGAATTGCGGGGGGATGGGGGCCGCAGTTTGACGATTCCTGACGTGCGCTTTCCGAAGCATGGGACAGGGGGCACTCCATGA
- a CDS encoding serine/threonine protein kinase — MTPTPTGAPPDTLIDGWQVSRELGNGGFARVFLGEKNSKRGAIKVARHREVSGDLKQTHARTLRELTALLMLDHPNIVRPQGHGYTATGNVYLALDYVDGWTLAEWAERKHPTIREFLSVFEKIAGALSYMHSRGVLHRDLKLLNVLIRKSDGEPVIIDFSCATYALAEDMTNGGLPPGTDRYRAPEQFQFLREHKDEHRARYAFQVADEIFAVGVMLHELLTDPRPTEFRPRFALNSQQFEPPPPRLANARVPEVLSDLVESLLDRDPSRRPVDTEALRREFADLRADPIADYDVPAHPPSEQHPSEPDTRGPLGAPLPIGPAPLKLHVALMKRPHKPARWLVAAAGVVALVVAAALWGPSAESPAPPPEPRVAASPRPPKAPHSTPPMAAPPAMSPPGPSPVTAPGPAIAAVPKEGSALKNPAPEVLTQGRTPRMPKKFVAAAECASLSLVAALAAGCPGAQIRPESFTCPAGAKEAMRENLHWTGGDRFALLLDDRYGHEDVWFTAGAEVVGIVPKGMNIRRQREVAPVGTRFYGRAYYLSDKMGRADGPALVIRYERVKLPGQDEQPVCFVVEATAEAFKDGKVKAFNLDGGGVVDRWP; from the coding sequence ATGACGCCGACGCCGACGGGGGCGCCGCCCGACACCCTCATTGACGGATGGCAGGTTTCCAGGGAACTCGGCAACGGTGGCTTTGCCCGCGTCTTCCTCGGAGAGAAGAACAGCAAGCGCGGTGCGATCAAGGTGGCGCGTCACCGGGAAGTGAGCGGCGATCTCAAGCAGACCCATGCCCGGACCTTGCGCGAGTTGACGGCTCTTCTCATGCTGGATCACCCGAACATCGTCCGCCCGCAGGGGCATGGCTACACGGCGACCGGCAACGTGTACCTTGCGCTTGACTACGTGGACGGCTGGACGCTCGCAGAGTGGGCAGAGCGAAAACACCCCACGATTCGTGAGTTCCTGAGCGTCTTTGAAAAGATTGCCGGTGCGCTGTCTTACATGCACAGTCGGGGCGTGCTGCATCGGGATTTGAAGTTGCTCAATGTCCTGATCCGCAAGAGTGACGGCGAGCCTGTCATTATCGATTTTAGCTGCGCGACCTACGCCCTTGCAGAAGACATGACGAATGGGGGCCTGCCTCCCGGCACGGACCGCTACCGCGCACCAGAACAGTTCCAATTCCTGCGCGAGCACAAGGACGAGCACCGGGCCCGCTATGCCTTCCAGGTCGCCGACGAGATTTTCGCCGTTGGCGTCATGCTGCATGAGTTGCTGACAGATCCGCGACCGACAGAGTTCCGCCCGCGCTTCGCCCTGAACAGCCAACAATTCGAGCCGCCGCCGCCCCGACTCGCGAACGCTCGTGTTCCCGAGGTGCTGAGCGATCTCGTCGAAAGCCTCCTGGATCGGGACCCTTCACGGCGCCCGGTCGACACGGAAGCACTTCGTCGCGAGTTCGCGGATCTCCGGGCCGACCCAATCGCCGACTACGACGTGCCGGCGCATCCGCCATCGGAACAGCATCCGTCCGAGCCCGACACACGGGGGCCACTCGGAGCGCCGCTCCCTATCGGCCCCGCCCCCCTCAAGTTGCACGTCGCCCTGATGAAGCGCCCGCACAAACCGGCAAGGTGGCTCGTGGCCGCTGCGGGTGTCGTCGCGCTCGTCGTGGCTGCGGCCCTCTGGGGCCCATCAGCCGAGAGTCCCGCCCCGCCTCCCGAGCCCCGCGTCGCGGCAAGCCCGCGCCCTCCCAAGGCTCCCCATTCCACGCCGCCCATGGCAGCCCCTCCTGCTATGTCACCTCCTGGCCCGTCGCCCGTGACAGCCCCTGGGCCGGCAATCGCCGCTGTTCCGAAGGAAGGATCCGCTTTGAAGAACCCCGCCCCCGAAGTCCTGACCCAAGGACGCACGCCCCGCATGCCGAAGAAGTTCGTTGCTGCCGCTGAGTGCGCATCGCTATCGCTCGTCGCGGCGCTGGCGGCGGGTTGTCCGGGCGCCCAGATCCGGCCCGAGTCCTTCACCTGCCCGGCTGGGGCGAAAGAGGCCATGCGGGAGAATCTCCACTGGACGGGCGGCGACCGATTCGCGCTCCTCCTCGACGACCGCTATGGGCACGAAGACGTCTGGTTCACGGCTGGCGCGGAGGTGGTGGGGATCGTCCCGAAGGGCATGAACATCAGGCGGCAGCGGGAGGTCGCCCCTGTCGGAACACGCTTCTACGGGAGGGCTTACTACCTGTCCGACAAGATGGGCCGCGCTGACGGGCCGGCGCTCGTCATCCGGTATGAACGCGTGAAGCTCCCGGGGCAGGACGAGCAACCTGTTTGCTTCGTGGTTGAGGCGACGGCCGAAGCGTTCAAGGACGGCAAGGTGAAGGCGTTCAACTTGGACGGCGGAGGCGTCGTGGACCGCTGGCCCTGA